A single Henriciella sp. AS95 DNA region contains:
- a CDS encoding HWE histidine kinase domain-containing protein has product MTNTTVSPDTKIDLSNCDREPIHILGHVQQFGCLIAVNSDWIISHASDNTSAFLELNAKDIIGDSLSDIFDSAALGQIRARLQQLDSPDAVERLFGLSLLPGNDRRFNAGVHRSGPYVIIEIEAGGDDKRTDYTSYVRPMIDRVRRARTVEELCKIAARQMKALTGFDRVMVYRFAADQSGEVIAEAVSPNIDSFLGLHYPASDIPQQARDLYRRNLLRIISNVNEKVSPIIPERSPDGEPLDLSMSGLRAVSPIHIEYLKNMGVEASLSVSILRREKLWGLFACHHYSPRVLPYEIRSAAELFAQLFSFILDQILTDSANAQSQRTQVLHDQLMSQLAGGRSVKEHFPAVVDALSSVIENDGVAAWVDGEFLSLGTTPTREEFMGIVRMLHTTAGGRVFATDELGEVHPPARDYLDRAAGLLAVPVSRRPRDYIVLFRQEINKSVKWAGNPEKPVTLGPNGPRLTPRKSFELWQETVHGQSEPWTSAQVSAAEQLRVTLLEVVLRMSDAAHQDRIRANERQELLIAELNHRVRNILNLIRGVVAQSAKDAASVSELSTVIGGRIHALGRAHDQLTQDNWAPSSLFGLIRTEVDAYLGKKASRVRISGPDAMLTPTAFSTMSLVIHEMTTNSAKYGALADSRGEIAITTQEADDGSLAISWRESGGPAVQAPTRKGFGTTIIENSIPHELSGTAETRYALTGLEADFTVPAKFVSSFNAASSPTPEAASKPPGKPAGGIEMGNVLIVEDNMIIALDAEDLLRNAGAESVLVSSSVEEAQRELDSNDIAFALLDVNLGSETSEPIAAALSENGTPFVFATGYGDSAALASKFPGAPILQKPYDENSLTDAIAAALKG; this is encoded by the coding sequence ATGACGAACACGACAGTTTCGCCAGACACCAAGATCGACCTCTCCAATTGCGATCGCGAGCCAATTCATATTCTTGGCCATGTCCAGCAGTTCGGCTGCCTGATTGCCGTAAACTCCGATTGGATCATCTCCCATGCGTCGGACAATACGAGCGCATTCCTGGAGCTGAATGCGAAGGACATTATCGGCGATAGCCTGTCCGACATTTTCGACAGCGCAGCGCTTGGTCAGATACGGGCGCGCTTGCAGCAACTCGACAGTCCGGACGCGGTAGAGCGCCTGTTTGGCCTGTCTCTGCTTCCGGGGAATGATCGCCGGTTCAACGCCGGTGTTCACCGCTCTGGCCCATACGTCATCATAGAAATAGAGGCTGGCGGAGACGACAAGCGAACCGACTACACCTCCTATGTCCGCCCCATGATCGATCGCGTCCGACGCGCCCGGACAGTCGAGGAACTCTGCAAGATCGCAGCGCGGCAGATGAAGGCACTGACCGGTTTTGACCGCGTGATGGTCTATCGCTTTGCGGCCGACCAGTCTGGCGAAGTGATCGCGGAAGCTGTCAGCCCAAACATCGATTCCTTTCTTGGCCTCCACTATCCAGCCAGCGATATTCCCCAGCAGGCGCGCGACCTTTATCGCCGCAACCTGCTGCGCATTATCTCCAATGTGAACGAGAAGGTTTCGCCCATCATTCCGGAACGGTCCCCGGATGGCGAACCACTGGACCTGTCCATGAGTGGCCTGCGCGCGGTTTCTCCGATCCACATTGAATATCTCAAGAATATGGGCGTCGAGGCGTCGCTTTCGGTGTCGATCCTGCGCCGCGAAAAACTGTGGGGGCTGTTTGCCTGCCACCATTATTCGCCGCGCGTACTGCCTTATGAAATTCGGTCGGCGGCCGAACTGTTTGCCCAGCTGTTCAGCTTCATCCTCGACCAGATTCTCACCGACTCCGCGAACGCCCAGTCGCAGCGCACGCAAGTGCTTCACGACCAGCTGATGTCGCAACTCGCCGGCGGGCGCTCCGTGAAGGAGCACTTCCCTGCTGTCGTCGATGCACTGTCATCCGTCATCGAGAACGATGGGGTTGCAGCCTGGGTGGACGGAGAGTTTCTGTCACTTGGCACGACACCGACGCGCGAAGAATTCATGGGCATCGTCCGGATGCTCCACACGACAGCCGGGGGCCGCGTCTTCGCGACCGATGAACTGGGCGAAGTGCACCCACCCGCCAGGGACTATCTTGACCGCGCAGCAGGCCTTCTTGCCGTTCCAGTGTCGCGACGGCCTCGCGACTACATCGTGCTCTTTCGCCAGGAGATCAACAAGAGTGTGAAATGGGCGGGCAATCCTGAAAAACCCGTCACGCTTGGCCCGAATGGACCGCGCCTCACGCCGCGCAAGAGCTTTGAGCTCTGGCAGGAAACCGTCCACGGACAAAGCGAACCATGGACGAGTGCACAGGTCAGCGCAGCCGAACAGCTTCGCGTCACGCTGCTGGAAGTCGTGCTGCGCATGTCTGATGCAGCCCATCAGGACCGTATTCGCGCCAATGAGCGCCAGGAATTGCTGATTGCGGAACTCAATCACCGGGTCCGCAACATCCTCAACCTCATTCGCGGTGTCGTTGCTCAGAGCGCCAAGGATGCAGCTTCAGTCAGCGAACTCTCAACCGTGATCGGCGGTAGAATCCATGCGCTTGGCCGGGCCCACGATCAGCTGACGCAGGACAATTGGGCTCCGTCTTCACTGTTTGGACTGATCCGCACTGAAGTCGACGCTTATCTCGGCAAGAAGGCTTCCCGCGTCCGCATTTCGGGCCCAGATGCCATGCTGACACCAACCGCTTTCAGCACAATGTCGCTCGTGATCCACGAGATGACGACGAACTCTGCCAAATATGGCGCCCTTGCCGATTCGCGTGGAGAGATAGCCATCACCACGCAGGAAGCTGACGATGGCAGCCTCGCGATTTCCTGGCGCGAGTCAGGCGGTCCCGCCGTTCAGGCACCAACCCGCAAGGGCTTTGGCACGACGATCATCGAAAATTCCATTCCCCACGAACTGTCTGGCACAGCCGAAACGCGTTACGCGCTAACCGGGCTGGAAGCGGACTTCACGGTTCCGGCGAAGTTCGTCTCAAGCTTCAATGCCGCATCGTCGCCCACCCCTGAAGCGGCCAGCAAGCCGCCTGGCAAGCCAGCCGGCGGCATCGAAATGGGCAATGTGCTGATTGTGGAAGACAATATGATCATCGCATTGGACGCCGAAGATCTCCTTCGTAACGCCGGTGCCGAAAGCGTGCTGGTGTCCAGTTCAGTCGAGGAAGCTCAACGCGAACTCGATTCGAATGACATCGCGTTCGCACTTCTCGACGTCAATCTCGGGAGCGAGACCAGCGAACCGATTGCAGCTGCGCTCAGCGAGAATGGAACGCCCTTTGTCTTCGCGACCGGCTATGGCGACTCCGCCGCCCTCGCCAGCAAATTTCCCGGCGCCCCTATTCTGCAGAAGCCATATGACGAGAACAGCCTGACGGACGCGATCGCAGCCGCACTAAAAGGCTAG
- a CDS encoding AI-2E family transporter, whose protein sequence is MKRGFLSAQPGTAYTHWAIIGLFVFAAIMALGYAQAFFIPVVFAVLLALILSPIRRAMGSIGIAPPFAAAIIMTLLCAAGAITLFMISNSLATLLSDEPQLMNKVQERIDDLTGVLEPVRQAGEQLEAMQQNSAANAPERVVIREEGVFSLWAETTPYILGQIMLAVVLATFLIASGDLFYEKLVQVMPNAAAKKKSLRIAREMENQLSTYLLTITAINLALGVLIGTAMWVIGMPDPIFFGVAAFALNYIPYIGSIFGIGLAFVMGIVTYDNFWMSLAPPLAYWLINTIEGQFVTPVAVGRRLRLNAVAVFISLAFWAWLWSFVGMLLSTPMLIALKAFSERTPELEWLDTFLEGRKPCETDDEDIVHDVMDPNTDACSAEGAVSEAEESEESATDDTSLEDDPPAPALT, encoded by the coding sequence TTGAAACGAGGATTTTTATCAGCCCAGCCGGGCACGGCCTATACTCATTGGGCGATCATAGGTCTTTTCGTTTTTGCGGCGATTATGGCGCTGGGTTATGCGCAGGCCTTCTTTATCCCAGTTGTCTTTGCCGTCCTGCTTGCTCTCATTCTAAGTCCGATCCGCCGCGCAATGGGCAGCATTGGCATCGCGCCACCATTCGCCGCTGCGATCATCATGACGCTCCTTTGTGCCGCTGGCGCGATCACGCTTTTCATGATTTCAAATTCACTGGCCACGCTTCTCAGTGACGAGCCGCAGCTGATGAACAAGGTGCAGGAGCGCATTGATGATCTGACGGGTGTGCTGGAGCCTGTTCGCCAGGCAGGCGAACAACTCGAAGCCATGCAGCAGAACAGTGCCGCAAACGCGCCCGAGCGTGTTGTGATCCGGGAAGAGGGCGTCTTCAGTCTCTGGGCTGAAACAACGCCATATATTCTCGGTCAGATCATGTTGGCGGTCGTGCTGGCGACCTTCCTGATCGCGTCTGGAGACCTGTTCTACGAGAAGCTCGTTCAGGTGATGCCGAATGCGGCGGCGAAGAAAAAATCGCTGCGCATCGCGCGTGAAATGGAGAACCAGCTCTCCACTTACCTGCTCACAATTACGGCGATCAATCTCGCGCTCGGGGTGCTGATCGGCACGGCGATGTGGGTGATCGGTATGCCGGATCCCATCTTCTTTGGCGTTGCGGCCTTCGCTCTGAACTACATTCCCTATATCGGCTCGATCTTTGGCATCGGACTGGCCTTTGTCATGGGCATTGTCACCTACGACAATTTCTGGATGTCTCTCGCGCCGCCGCTTGCCTATTGGCTTATCAATACGATCGAAGGCCAGTTTGTGACCCCCGTCGCCGTGGGCCGCCGGCTGAGACTGAATGCCGTAGCGGTTTTTATCTCGCTCGCTTTCTGGGCCTGGCTGTGGTCCTTCGTTGGCATGCTTTTGTCCACGCCGATGCTTATCGCTCTCAAGGCGTTTTCAGAACGGACGCCGGAGTTGGAATGGCTCGATACCTTCCTGGAAGGTCGCAAACCGTGTGAGACTGATGACGAAGACATCGTCCACGATGTTATGGATCCAAACACCGATGCATGCTCGGCTGAAGGAGCCGTCAGCGAAGCCGAGGAATCAGAGGAAAGTGCCACTGATGACACGAGCCTGGAAGATGACCCGCCAGCCCCGGCGCTGACCTGA
- a CDS encoding biliverdin-producing heme oxygenase, with amino-acid sequence MASLLHAHAIALSWCYDAIPNSMMMYRRAICELIGAIAADLAQLDQPPVTHWPTCPDTPAPHPLGIVYVVAGSRLGGRMLVRQVEASPDKAVAAATDYFTCNTGDELWRNVLLELRNWHGNDRESDRIITGARETFEWFAIAQTETEKGRVAA; translated from the coding sequence TTGGCGAGCCTCCTCCATGCCCACGCCATTGCCCTGTCCTGGTGTTATGACGCCATCCCGAACTCAATGATGATGTACCGGCGAGCCATATGTGAGCTGATCGGCGCGATCGCGGCAGACCTTGCCCAGCTTGATCAACCGCCTGTCACACATTGGCCGACCTGTCCGGACACCCCAGCCCCTCATCCGCTCGGCATCGTCTATGTGGTTGCCGGCTCTCGTCTTGGCGGTCGAATGCTTGTTCGTCAGGTCGAGGCATCACCGGACAAGGCCGTTGCAGCAGCGACAGATTATTTTACCTGCAATACCGGCGATGAACTCTGGCGCAACGTATTGCTCGAACTGCGTAACTGGCATGGAAATGACCGGGAAAGCGACCGTATTATTACGGGCGCGCGCGAAACCTTTGAATGGTTTGCCATTGCACAAACTGAAACAGAAAAGGGCCGGGTTGCGGCATGA
- the argF gene encoding ornithine carbamoyltransferase yields MAIRHFLDLWQLEASELRSMLDEAHAMKRARAGWPKGKIDEGAPLDGHILAMIFEKSSTRTRTSFDVGIRQLGGSSIVLNANDMQLGRGESIGDTARVLSRYVDMIMIRANDHTDVEDFADAASVPVINGLTNRSHPCQIMADLMTLEEHGLDLKGARLAWVGDGNNVCSSFIHAAPKFGFSLAIGTPDRYAPDDDDVELAREMQGRIELFDSAEDAVEGADVVIADTFVSMGDVDADERLEELEPYAVTEELMDLAQGGAKFLHCLPAHRGEEVDSEVIDGPNSLVFDEAENRLHAQKAIMRWCVGK; encoded by the coding sequence ATGGCGATACGGCATTTTCTCGATCTCTGGCAGCTTGAAGCAAGCGAGCTTCGCTCGATGCTGGACGAAGCGCACGCAATGAAGCGGGCCCGTGCCGGCTGGCCGAAAGGCAAGATCGACGAAGGAGCGCCACTGGACGGCCATATCCTGGCAATGATCTTCGAGAAGTCTTCCACCCGCACGCGCACGAGCTTTGATGTCGGCATTCGTCAGCTCGGCGGCTCATCAATCGTTCTCAACGCCAATGACATGCAGCTCGGGCGCGGCGAGAGCATTGGTGACACAGCGCGGGTCCTGTCGCGTTATGTCGACATGATCATGATCCGCGCGAACGATCACACCGACGTCGAAGACTTCGCCGATGCGGCATCCGTTCCCGTGATCAACGGCCTGACCAACCGCTCGCATCCCTGCCAGATCATGGCGGATCTGATGACGCTGGAAGAGCATGGCCTGGACCTGAAGGGGGCACGGCTGGCCTGGGTGGGCGATGGCAACAATGTCTGCTCCTCCTTCATTCACGCCGCGCCGAAGTTCGGCTTCTCTCTGGCGATCGGCACGCCGGACCGCTACGCGCCGGATGATGACGATGTCGAGCTTGCGCGGGAGATGCAGGGGCGGATCGAACTGTTCGATAGCGCGGAGGATGCCGTCGAAGGGGCTGATGTCGTGATCGCAGATACGTTCGTGTCCATGGGCGACGTGGACGCTGATGAGCGTCTGGAAGAACTCGAGCCCTACGCCGTCACCGAAGAGCTGATGGATCTCGCTCAGGGCGGCGCGAAATTCCTGCACTGCCTACCGGCCCACAGGGGCGAAGAGGTCGATAGCGAAGTGATCGACGGCCCGAATTCCCTGGTCTTCGACGAAGCCGAAAACCGCCTCCATGCCCAGAAGGCGATCATGCGCTGGTGCGTGGGGAAGTAG
- a CDS encoding pentapeptide repeat-containing protein, with the protein MAGGVDGISQDWWDRWWEDDWSWEGLAKKPWDGWVVPEPGAEPVLDEEYNGFNHPDLKSRFGPEARTATLQDYWRDQEQCLEKGPGGVSFTRLHLPFEWQDGTPTGKADWPSNALNALIESRLNQVADRAFEAETSLQILWRAQFQGGVFLRFRPSELDLYPRSRSERPQLAIRCDTCAFAGPAGFTEAAFAGHAWFSEAAFAGHAWFSEATFAGPAWFDKAAFAGPASFDKAAFAGPAGFTEAAFAGPASFDKAAFAGPAWFNKAAFAGPASFNKAAFAGPASFDKAAFAGHAWFSEAAFAGPAWFTEAAFAGHAWFTGKGTSVTTDPIKGNLQLDPAAAPKAEESQTGQLHFPEQTSWLAKRSFPNASFKQAVFLDRARFDNRDFLSDTSFKNAIFLREAEVHDSKLHRGISFRDTQMKSGLERGKAVPEIEPQFQHSWDAALERLHGAEKRAAEIRGKPVLDFETWKKDFTQKRRTAEDDFSTSPQHEQSTYFGRLEDCYRTLKQLMEDKRDRGQEAHFFKLELKARRNRRDRHVPWWERQASDVYGAISDFGTSIFRPLVWLTGSVFAFAIAYWIMGTWFAFSPSWQGWGDALSFSFGRVLPFGPWSEPDACGLMGRLLDLSPQPGAAPCPLQDGADYTMRGGTPIWVRLLASVQSLTAIILVFLSGLAVRRKFQIN; encoded by the coding sequence TTGGCAGGGGGCGTAGACGGTATCAGCCAGGACTGGTGGGACCGCTGGTGGGAAGACGACTGGAGCTGGGAGGGGCTGGCGAAGAAGCCGTGGGACGGTTGGGTGGTGCCCGAGCCGGGTGCAGAGCCGGTGCTGGATGAGGAATATAACGGGTTCAATCATCCCGATTTGAAATCGCGTTTCGGACCTGAAGCGCGGACAGCCACCCTTCAGGATTATTGGCGCGATCAGGAACAGTGCCTTGAGAAAGGGCCGGGCGGCGTCAGCTTCACTCGCCTGCACCTGCCCTTCGAATGGCAGGATGGCACGCCGACAGGCAAAGCCGACTGGCCCTCAAATGCCTTGAATGCTCTGATAGAGAGTCGGCTGAATCAGGTCGCCGACCGCGCTTTCGAAGCGGAGACGTCACTTCAAATCCTCTGGCGCGCCCAATTCCAGGGCGGTGTTTTCCTTCGGTTTCGTCCGAGCGAGCTTGACTTATACCCTCGCTCACGATCGGAACGCCCACAACTCGCTATCCGTTGTGACACTTGTGCCTTTGCCGGTCCCGCCGGGTTCACCGAGGCCGCCTTTGCCGGTCACGCCTGGTTCAGCGAGGCCGCCTTTGCCGGTCACGCCTGGTTCAGCGAGGCCACCTTTGCCGGTCCCGCCTGGTTCGACAAGGCCGCCTTTGCCGGTCCCGCCTCGTTCGACAAGGCCGCCTTTGCCGGTCCCGCCGGGTTCACCGAGGCCGCCTTTGCCGGTCCCGCCTCGTTCGACAAGGCCGCCTTTGCCGGTCCCGCCTGGTTCAACAAGGCCGCCTTTGCCGGTCCCGCCTCGTTCAACAAGGCCGCCTTTGCCGGTCCCGCCTCGTTCGACAAGGCCGCCTTTGCCGGTCACGCCTGGTTCAGCGAGGCCGCCTTTGCCGGTCCCGCCTGGTTCACCGAGGCCGCCTTTGCCGGTCACGCCTGGTTCACCGGCAAAGGCACAAGTGTCACAACGGACCCTATCAAAGGGAATTTGCAGCTTGATCCGGCGGCTGCACCAAAAGCAGAAGAGTCACAGACAGGCCAACTCCATTTTCCGGAGCAGACAAGCTGGCTTGCCAAGCGATCTTTTCCGAATGCGTCTTTTAAGCAGGCTGTCTTTCTGGACAGAGCGCGGTTCGATAATCGCGACTTTCTCTCAGATACATCTTTCAAGAATGCGATCTTTCTGCGTGAAGCCGAGGTCCATGACAGCAAGCTGCACCGCGGCATCTCCTTTCGCGATACGCAGATGAAGTCAGGGCTGGAGCGAGGAAAAGCGGTTCCGGAAATTGAGCCACAATTCCAGCACAGCTGGGACGCTGCGTTAGAGCGCCTTCATGGCGCCGAAAAACGCGCCGCCGAAATACGAGGTAAACCCGTTTTAGATTTCGAGACGTGGAAAAAGGACTTCACTCAAAAGCGGCGGACCGCTGAAGATGACTTCAGCACATCACCGCAGCACGAACAGTCCACCTATTTCGGGCGTCTGGAAGACTGTTACCGCACGCTGAAACAGCTCATGGAAGACAAGCGCGACCGGGGACAGGAAGCGCACTTCTTCAAGCTTGAACTGAAAGCCAGACGCAATCGGCGCGACCGGCATGTCCCTTGGTGGGAACGGCAGGCGTCCGATGTCTATGGCGCGATTTCGGATTTCGGCACATCGATCTTCCGGCCTCTGGTCTGGCTGACCGGATCGGTCTTCGCCTTCGCTATCGCCTATTGGATAATGGGGACATGGTTTGCCTTCTCCCCCTCCTGGCAGGGCTGGGGCGATGCGCTGTCCTTCTCCTTCGGGCGCGTCCTGCCTTTCGGGCCATGGAGCGAACCGGATGCCTGCGGCCTGATGGGCCGCCTGCTGGACCTTTCACCACAGCCGGGCGCTGCGCCTTGCCCGCTTCAGGACGGGGCCGACTATACGATGCGGGGCGGCACACCCATCTGGGTGCGCTTGCTCGCATCCGTCCAGTCGCTCACCGCCATCATCCTGGTCTTCCTGTCCGGCCTTGCGGTGCGCCGGAAATTCCAGATCAACTGA
- a CDS encoding MFS transporter: MAETTLDKAYRMLTSEDDGRVCLDIPESACNHQPRNFFTHIVALGATKTADGLIDPKLVLSWLLTQLGAPAVFLGLLVPVRESGALLPQLFTAARLRRLPYRKYAWAGGSIVQGLCAISIGIAALTLEGQAAGATIIIALTVLALARSVCSVTYKDVLGKTVSKSRRGTATGTATSMSALFVLVFGAMLASGLLKRMDVVVTAIFVASGLWLCAAILFATLEEEKGATEGGRNPLSAALDNFRLLRDDAQLRRFIATRSLLISTALAPPFMVALGASDRSENMFGGLGLLVIASSGAALLSSYVWGRLADRSSRKVLIYSSGAATIALIGTVVLNALGLLTDIWALPLVIFALMIAYQGVRLGRSTHLVDMANEDTRAAYTALSNTIIGVLLLAGSVFSLIAELAGLQTVIVVLAVMSALAIPVAISLDEVQDDEAR; this comes from the coding sequence TTGGCCGAGACGACGCTCGATAAAGCATACCGGATGCTCACCTCAGAGGATGACGGCCGCGTCTGCCTCGATATTCCTGAGAGCGCCTGTAATCACCAGCCGCGCAACTTCTTCACCCATATCGTCGCCCTGGGAGCAACCAAGACCGCAGATGGGCTTATTGACCCGAAACTGGTCCTGTCCTGGCTACTGACCCAGCTCGGTGCCCCGGCCGTCTTTCTCGGGCTACTTGTCCCTGTTCGCGAGTCGGGTGCCCTGCTGCCTCAGCTTTTCACGGCCGCCAGACTCCGTCGCCTTCCCTATCGGAAGTATGCGTGGGCCGGCGGAAGCATAGTCCAGGGCCTGTGCGCAATCTCCATCGGCATCGCCGCTTTGACATTGGAAGGACAGGCCGCAGGCGCCACGATCATCATTGCGCTGACGGTTCTCGCGCTCGCCCGCAGCGTGTGCTCAGTGACCTATAAGGACGTGCTCGGAAAGACTGTTTCAAAGTCCAGGCGCGGAACAGCCACGGGCACAGCGACCTCGATGTCCGCCCTCTTCGTTCTGGTTTTTGGCGCAATGCTGGCGAGTGGCTTGCTGAAGCGAATGGACGTGGTGGTGACCGCAATTTTCGTTGCCAGCGGCCTGTGGCTTTGCGCGGCCATCCTGTTCGCCACTCTGGAAGAGGAGAAAGGGGCGACTGAAGGCGGACGCAATCCACTCAGCGCGGCACTGGATAATTTCAGACTGCTTCGCGACGACGCTCAGCTTCGCCGCTTCATAGCAACGCGCAGCCTGCTCATTTCAACGGCCCTTGCCCCGCCCTTCATGGTGGCACTCGGCGCCTCCGACAGGTCCGAGAACATGTTCGGCGGTCTTGGCTTGCTCGTCATCGCTTCGTCTGGCGCAGCCCTGCTTAGCTCGTATGTCTGGGGCCGCCTGGCAGATCGCTCCAGCCGCAAGGTTCTCATCTATTCATCGGGCGCCGCGACGATCGCACTGATCGGCACCGTAGTGCTGAACGCACTGGGCCTACTCACAGACATCTGGGCACTTCCCCTGGTGATCTTTGCATTGATGATTGCTTATCAGGGCGTGCGTCTCGGCCGGTCGACGCATCTCGTGGACATGGCGAATGAAGACACACGCGCCGCTTACACCGCGCTGTCGAACACCATTATCGGCGTCCTGCTTCTGGCTGGCAGCGTGTTCAGCCTGATTGCAGAATTGGCAGGGCTTCAAACCGTCATCGTTGTGCTCGCCGTGATGAGCGCGCTCGCCATACCAGTGGCGATCAGTCTGGACGAAGTGCAGGACGACGAAGCGCGGTAG
- a CDS encoding Zn-dependent alcohol dehydrogenase, which produces MRAAVMREANKPLSIEDVTVSKPGPREVLVRVKAAGVCHSDVHFWDGDFPIEAPVILGHESAGIVEQVGSMVSAVKPGDHVVSILSPFCGACEYCLSGHMSVCHTVNRPLFNREPTEAPRLAIGKEKVNQFLNLSSFAEQILVHENTLCAIDPEMPMDRAALIGCGVITGVGSVFHAAKVEPGSTVAVIGCGGVGLSTINGAAIAGASRIIAVDLSDDKLKMAKTFGATDFVNPKNGNPVEQVKELTGGGVHYSFECIGLKLTAEQSYLMLRPRGVSTIIGMIPPGVNIEVPGIELMVTEKRLQGAIMGSNRFRIDFPRLIELYKQGRLHLDDLVSDRIGIDGITDALQNLKDNKGTVARQVVVFD; this is translated from the coding sequence ATGAGAGCTGCCGTGATGCGGGAGGCGAACAAGCCTCTGTCGATAGAAGACGTTACCGTCTCAAAACCCGGACCACGCGAGGTTCTGGTGCGTGTAAAGGCGGCCGGTGTCTGTCATTCGGACGTTCATTTCTGGGATGGCGATTTCCCGATAGAGGCGCCGGTCATCCTCGGCCATGAGAGCGCCGGCATCGTTGAGCAAGTCGGCAGCATGGTGAGCGCGGTAAAACCGGGCGATCATGTCGTTTCGATCCTCTCGCCTTTCTGCGGGGCGTGCGAATATTGCCTGTCGGGACACATGTCGGTCTGCCACACGGTGAACCGCCCCCTGTTCAACCGTGAACCGACGGAGGCGCCGCGCCTGGCGATCGGCAAAGAGAAGGTCAACCAGTTTCTCAACCTCTCATCCTTTGCCGAACAGATCCTGGTGCATGAAAATACGCTCTGCGCCATCGACCCCGAGATGCCGATGGACCGAGCGGCGTTGATCGGTTGCGGCGTGATCACCGGGGTCGGATCGGTGTTCCATGCGGCCAAGGTCGAACCGGGGTCGACAGTGGCGGTTATTGGGTGTGGCGGTGTCGGCCTGTCGACGATAAACGGCGCAGCGATTGCCGGCGCGTCGCGGATCATTGCGGTCGATCTGTCCGACGACAAGCTCAAAATGGCCAAGACGTTCGGGGCGACCGACTTCGTCAATCCGAAGAATGGTAATCCGGTTGAACAGGTCAAAGAACTGACCGGCGGAGGTGTCCACTATTCCTTCGAGTGTATTGGACTGAAGCTCACGGCCGAGCAGTCCTATCTGATGCTGCGTCCGCGCGGTGTGTCCACCATCATCGGTATGATACCGCCCGGTGTGAACATTGAAGTGCCGGGCATCGAACTGATGGTGACCGAAAAGCGCTTGCAGGGAGCGATCATGGGATCGAACCGTTTCCGCATCGATTTCCCGCGCCTGATCGAGCTCTACAAGCAGGGCCGACTGCATCTCGATGACCTCGTTTCTGATCGTATCGGTATCGATGGCATCACCGATGCCCTTCAGAACTTGAAAGACAATAAAGGCACGGTCGCCCGCCAGGTTGTCGTCTTCGACTAG
- a CDS encoding zinc transporter ZntB, translating to MIAVPTAAAPASSDPPADGPLLFGCVLDGHGGCSNVDWQTAQHWKPAGNEQALWLHLDRVYDGLDDWLEDRLDLSEATAELLLSNETRPRAFCVGESLITVLRGINFNPGAEPEDMIAMQIWCDGQRLITLRRRRLQTPRDIHAELIAGNGPSSIGDLFTWLLEQMVAKMSHAIVDMNDHIDAMEDQSEDERDTDAMLTKIADIRRNCLALKRYMSPQHEALQHIQKSPPSWLTEDNLADIRETGERLARYLDDLDVSKESALVLQDDLNNRAAAKMNQTMYMLSIVAAIFLPLGFITGLLGINVGGMPGVDSGYAFWLTVGMLAVMMGLQFWIFRKLKWL from the coding sequence ATGATTGCCGTTCCCACTGCTGCTGCGCCAGCATCTTCCGATCCGCCAGCCGATGGCCCACTTCTGTTTGGGTGTGTGCTTGACGGTCATGGCGGCTGCTCGAATGTCGACTGGCAAACAGCGCAACACTGGAAGCCCGCGGGCAATGAGCAAGCCCTTTGGTTGCATCTCGACCGTGTTTACGACGGTCTGGACGACTGGCTGGAAGACAGGCTCGACCTGAGTGAAGCGACGGCGGAGCTTCTGCTGTCGAACGAGACAAGGCCGCGTGCCTTCTGCGTCGGCGAAAGCCTTATCACCGTGCTACGCGGCATCAATTTCAATCCGGGCGCGGAACCGGAAGACATGATTGCGATGCAAATCTGGTGCGATGGGCAAAGGCTGATCACACTGCGCCGTCGCCGTCTGCAAACGCCTCGCGATATCCACGCTGAACTGATCGCAGGAAATGGCCCTTCTTCAATTGGCGACCTGTTCACCTGGCTGCTGGAGCAGATGGTGGCCAAGATGAGCCACGCCATCGTTGATATGAACGACCATATCGATGCCATGGAAGATCAGAGCGAGGATGAGCGCGATACCGACGCCATGCTGACCAAGATCGCCGATATCCGGCGAAATTGTCTTGCGCTGAAACGCTATATGTCCCCGCAGCATGAAGCGCTTCAGCACATTCAGAAGAGCCCGCCATCCTGGCTCACAGAAGATAACCTCGCCGACATCCGCGAAACGGGTGAACGGCTCGCGCGCTATCTTGACGACCTCGATGTCTCGAAGGAAAGCGCCCTGGTCCTGCAGGATGACCTGAATAACCGCGCCGCTGCCAAGATGAACCAGACCATGTACATGCTCTCCATCGTTGCGGCGATCTTTCTTCCCCTCGGTTTCATCACCGGACTTCTCGGCATCAATGTCGGCGGCATGCCGGGTGTCGATTCCGGCTATGCATTCTGGCTCACCGTCGGCATGCTGGCCGTGATGATGGGACTTCAATTCTGGATATTCAGGAAACTCAAATGGCTTTGA